TTTGGCAACAACTTCCCTTTTGGAAGAAGTTGAAGGATCTACGAAAATACTGGCTGATGGATCACCATTGGAAGTAGATCCTCTTCTTCGGATGCCTCAAAGTCAGAAATTTTGCTCAGTAAGTCTTTAAGAGCAGCGAAATCGGCATCCCATATTTTTTTCAGAATCTGGTAGGTGTCTCAACCTCCAAAATGATCTTACTGCGCGTAGCCAAATATATACCCAAAGTTGTACCCCTCTGCATATTTTTCTTCGGACGCCTTCTTGTGAGATGCACGCACGCCCATTATTTCTGACTCATGCTCATCCTTGAGTTGTTTAAGATTTGCAAAGCGAACTTTGTCTTTCTATTCGATCTAACGGCGAAGTCTTTCCACCTCTAACGGCGAACATTGTGAGATGCACGCACGCCCATTGTAAGCATTCCGCTTCGAAGACAACGTTCGATTGATTAAGCTTCAAGACGCAACAAAGTTTGTTCCACCTCAACTTTGGCTTTGCATTCTAGCTCCAACTTTTCCTGCAGTTCAGCAAGAGTTGCCTTGTATTCATTTGCTTTAATATATTCAAGAGTGGCTTCATTTATGCATTTCTTTACCTCTACATTATGGGCTACTCTCATAATTTGTTGCTCTACCTATACCCTCTTGAgcttcgccaattgagcttgcaCTTGTTGCTTGAGCTGTATTTGGCCTCTGATTCATGCAAGGAAAACCGCTTAAGATGACAAATTCACTTCGCTTGGCCAAAAAGAGTCGCCTCTGTCCAGACATGAGTCTGACCAATGCAAgtaaaggaaaggaaaaacaaaattacCAAAGTTATTTTGTAAGAAAAGAATGAAGGATTACCTCATATCGACTTTCGTGACATCGCATCATGGCGTCTTCAAAGGACGTGCGAGCTTCCTAGTAGTCCGCATGGGTAATTGCAGCGCTAAGAAAAGCTCGGGTAAAATTTATGTTTCGAGTCTTAACGACAAGCAAGGGCAGCGCGCCCCCTTCAATTCTGGTTAAAGTCGCCAGCAAGGGAATGTTAGGTTCGAGAGGCACCTCGACAGGTTCAGGTAAACTCCTTGTCACTAGAGGAATCAGAACTGGGATATAAAGGGGTTTAAGGACTCGAACATCATTCGGAAGTGGTGGCAAAGCTGTCTGCTATTGCGCAGGTAGAGATTCAAGCTTGGATTCATGTGGTTGTTGTTGCGTCAGTTCTTAAAATGGAAGGAAAAGAGGTTGAGATTCTCTTATGAGATGATGCGGAGCAGGAGTATCTGGAGTTGTATTTATCGAAACAACCAGACGTCTTTTTCTCCTCATAGTggaatttcttcctcctctttggGATTCTTGGGTACCACCTCTATTATTGGTAGACTTATTTGAAAAGGTGTAGCTAACGACGTTGAGGAAGTTTTACCAGACCGTTTTAGCTTTTTTTTGCTGGAGTGGGATAAATTTTGGGTTTGAGATGATGGACCCCCTAATAAACCTATTTCACTTTGATCCAATTAGGATCCAGAATGGGGAACTTAGAACAATGATTGATGATTGTATTATTCCCCCAATCCAAAAATCGAACTGAGGAAGTCAGCCAGTTCCAATTACGGTGCTTAGTAAGGATTTGCGTTGCCTGAGTGATCAACTCTGGTCAACACGTGCCAATATTCTTCAGGTCATTGTTCAGACAAAGGTTGCAATAAGTGATGTGATAgcagcatatttatgcgacttagttagcttgttttcttgcatttatgttgtgagttcttacttattatagtgttttaagctattttcgtgtgtttgtaggtccaattgacaaagttggcaagaaaatgcaatttggagcattttggagcagttttgggcatcaaatggatagcttatgaatggagtaagatggatggacgaatttgaagttcaagaggctaggaatgtgttgaaaagatgaagaaaataaattcaagagaaagaagataaggaattagctcaaaagaaggaacattatccaaaaccttatccaaccttatcttatccaaacaaaccttatcttatcttatccttgcctaatctagctttatcctatcttatctaaatcagtttgtgccttaaatCCAGCTGCAAGAGGACCTAAATATctgatttctagaaggcctatcaTTTCCTTACACTTATGCCGCACCtttatccttctagaaccccTAAATTTGTGCCGCATCTCAGCCCTATAAATATACATCTTTGATGCACAAATAAATGACCCACGCACCCACATATATTCAGATACAATTGAGAGATTTCAGAGAATTCAAAAGGTGTACCTGcgtggaggaaggagaaggagaagcttGTGTCGTGGCTTGCAATCCAAGGGGGAGTTTGAAATCTGCCATTGGAGTTGCTAGGGCGTTCttggttctttctatccttagatttgtttcaatgttgcttttaatttggttttatgttttcaaagacatgaggaactaatctctttttagttggaggtgaatttgaagccatgattatatgttttgatatgaattgattacatccagttattgtttcttgagtcttgaatgtgatttgcttatctgagttatcaaaacttgtttatgtatgttgattgagggtcgacacttaatttgcatgcatgaatttgatgctagagtataagggagtttcacctaatcattatgaacttatattcacaagtagtaaaggttgctagtcacaatcgtgttaagtaaatccttggcaggagtatcatgcttttcatagttacgaatgcctcgtcaatgcttatgattttcaaagaacttaatgacctttgatatgttttctatcatgcttttcatagttagggaacttgagaaggataatttggttgtgatgtgtatcccgtccaattcaatgaaataagggaaatctgatggttaatttgtgctgtcacggttaacttggggtgttgtcattcatggtttaagggaacaatactggaaattggtttatatgcatatgtcatgtgtggagaaagatcCTCTGGCTAAGTTTTCATCATTCAAATCAcctaatttactttgttttgcaatctgttttgtttagttaattttcgtccaaatcaatcccccttctaattaagtgtcttagattagttaaaaaAGTGTTTCAATCTGTCCAACTTAGTGTTTTAAGTCCCACTAgtgttaaattcgtccaaatagttcttagaacctgttttgagtctttttaacttagttttgctgttttgagtgttttatgtcaattttgagtttgtagTGTTTAGTTGTGTGTTTTTTAGTCTATTTGAGTGTTTCTAAGTCTAATTTGGTATTTCTGAGTCATATTTGTGTAGATTaacatccctagttaatccccggtttagaacgatccttacttacatctttactacaattatcattcatagggtttaatttgtgtgtcaagttaattttcacatcaaatttggcgccgttgctgggGATTAGCAAACTTGCTAATCTCTTTTGTTTGAGTAGTGTGTCTTTATTGTTATGGCAGATGAGTCTACAAAATTTGTGAAAACATTAGATATAAagaaatgtgagaaataagaacCAAATAACAGTGAAATGAATGATATAAGACTCATCTGTCAGAACAACAAGGCATTCGATTTTCAAAAGTACACTCAACGATCACTGGAGGATGATCTTAGAGTTGTAGTTGGAATCATCTTCCAGTGATTTGATATAAAAACAGATTTGATGGGATTTAGAAGCAAATGTTGGGTTTGAAGAGATTTAGGTAATGGTTGGGGACGGGGAGTGAGTTGATGGGATTCAGTAGCAAATGTTGGATTGTAGAATCTAAAAACAGATTTGAGAGGCTAAAATGTAATTCGGAtattagtactacggtctaataacgtatttgtaagtgaaaaattttaggtttgtATTTCAAGAATAAGGAGTTCATAACCAATTTATTCCATATATCATTGTGCATATAAAATAATGTAATTCGAAAATTAATTTAGTGACGATGCTACAATTAATTATATCATCAATTTTGGAATCCCATTCTTGGCTTATGTCAAAATCCAAACAAATTTAAACCCtcatttttttcagattttggaAAGAATGGCATCATTGAATTCAATATCGTGATATGGGAGACTGAGTAAGCTAAATTTGGAGTATTTTAATGTCACAGTATAAATATGGCACCAACAATAGACGTAAGCCAAAGTCATAGGTTTAATGCAGACAATAGTAAATACTGAATACTGAATATTGGATACTGAATGGAGGGCGGCTTTAACGCTTTCAGTGTACCAAATTTTGATACTaattgacttgatctcttcacATGGTACATAGGTAGTCTAGCTCGAATGTTATGCAgccataaaattaaataaattaatattgtaTCATGTCCCGGAGTTCAGCACGTGACATTATTGTGAGGTCTAGGTACAGTCCTTAGAGTGATAAAAACAAGGCTCCTCCAGGGAGGGCTAGTCGGAGGTGTGAATGGACATTTACTTCACACTCATAGGAAATCAGTCCAAGAAGTGGACATGGATGCTGGGTACTCAACACTCATAGGAAATCAGTCCAAGAACGAAAGCTTTCTTTTTAGTTGCTATCCAAAATTTTGGAATTATGTGTGTTGTCCAAATGATTATTCttcttttattaaatttctcaGGAAAATGAGCATGAGGCGTAAAAGTTGAACGAATGAAATTTCAATGATCTGGAAAGGGATTGTGAGTTTGCCacaccatttttctttcttttatgccTTCATGTTTAttagaagataaaaataaagaaggaaaactaatgaaaagtccaatttttttttagttttaatgaaaaatgacaaataaatgtgtagtgaatagtaccagagaaaggtaaaaatgtggctTTTCGTTAGAAGTGAACAGTCCtgggagtgtttcgttaaaacttccaaataaatatgactttatttggagaaaaaaaagtatttcctttgaaaaaaaatcaactatttattTAAGAGGATGTGAATGATTGATGGTGAATACAAAGAACCACCTTAGAGGGAGACGAGACATTTATTAGAAgccaaaaaaaaagttacaatgATTTagtaaaaaaacaagaaaacctcATTTTCTAAGTGGCAGTCATTGACACGCTATTTGACTAGAAGAAAAGTCATAGTATTGTATTTACTTTCAAGCCTCTAGGGGGAACGAGAGTGCAAGTTTCCAAATGGAATATGGGATGAAATTTCTACATAACTCTATCTGACAAAGAAAGAAGTCTAAGTTTCTAAGTGGTAGGGCTTCCAATTGATGTGAGTTTATTGAGAAATGAAGATGAACATGAATATTGATATTGATGTGAGTTAGTGAACAAGTTGCTTCGATCTCCTTTGGCCCTCTAATAAGATAATACCGGAAAACAAGTTGTTACTAATACATGTATCGGATTGGTAGACTAAGACGTACGGTACAATTTTTTATAACTAGAGAAGATGAACACTGTCACTGTCGTGACAAAATTTATCCAAATAGATCCAAAGACTTGGGAAGCTTCATATGCAGATCTAAAGCTAATTTCCTTTTTAATCTTATAGTCATTACGTAAAATGTATATGCATATTTCTAGATGGATACACACCAATCTTGAAATAGGGGATGAAGATTCCCGATTTTAATTTCGTCTAAATAGGTGTAATTTCACAATTCCAACTATAACGAGAATCACAAATTTATAAGCGGAAAAATCTTGCCAGCGTCAAACTTTCTTGAATAAGGGTTTAGGGCGCCAAATTTCATGATAAAACCTGATAAGGGTCTAGGGCTGCATCTTTCACTCGATTAACTCTCCCATCTTCGAAGGGATTTTCGGCTCTTGCATCATCTCTTGCTTTTGTTCTAGGTCAACGCCTctactctcttctttcttgaattatatttttaacTTTTCGGGTATACTCTTTATGCCAATTGTGAATTTTGctagttatttttattttctgataGTCATATGTTTGTGTGCTTTTTTTCTTCCGATTGAATTGTGTATTGGTTGGATCTGTTAcacaattttttagtttttttatggattttgatgttaGTTCCTTGTTATAGATATTGTGTTTTTGAAGGTTTAACAATAGGCAAGACTGAATATGATGATTTCGGTGTTAATTACTTTCTCATGGTACTATACTAGATTGTTCTCTCTTTGCATTTACATGTAACCAACTGTTCATTGTAGAAATGTAGTATTTGgaagacctttttttttttctttctgatttAGTGTatgttttttggacaaaagaaaCATGTAGAAGAGAAAACATGATTGATAACATTgtgcatcttttttttttttttttgacagaaAGCGATAGAGTGTTCCATGGCCAATTTGTTTTATCTAGAGATAGTTTGCACAAGATGCAAACATTTTGTAAACCCTATACGGCTACCATAATAGACAACCACAAACAAGGGTCCCGATAAAATTGTCACAAAGACGACAAACGCGGCAATCCTCACACTGGTACCTTGACATAAAACCATCGACAATAAGACCAAATAAATCGCATAAGAAATACAAACAAATCACCACAGTAACACAAAATCTACTACCCTAACCTGCTCAAGGTCCTACAAACAAAAACTTAAACCTAAAGTCGATGACATGTCCACATGCATGTCCAAAGGGAAGAGACGTGGCAGGAGGCATGGGTTGCACGACCATGTGGGTGTGTCGGTGGCAAGGACAACAAAGGCTTGGGGCTTGGGTGGCAGAGGAGATACCACGACACGCCAGAGCCACTGTCACATTGTCATCGCCGCCGCCACGAGCCCATAGTAACCTGCATAAAATCGTTAGTGCTAAAAGCCGCCAAGGGTTTCCGCCGACTGGGAAAAAGATAAGATTTGTGAAGACGGAGGTCACATGGATGGCATCATAGCAAAATTGAAATCTTTTAATCATCCTCAGCATTATTCCGACAGCTATCCACAAACTGAAGCAACGAATTGGGCAAGTGTGCAACAAATTTTCAATGTGCGTCCATTGTGAATGATTTACAAGGAGTGGGTTTAATGACGTTTGTAGTTAAAGTGGGATGCAACTTAGAGCACCATCACTTGACTATGTTCCTCTCATTTTATCTGTTCATTTTTGCCtcatttgttttttggttgcaCCGCCTCAAAAACCTTGTGCGTCTACATGTATATAGAACTTTTGGTTAAAACAGAGTCACATATCTTATAACTATTTAAATTTTGTTGCATATCAcaatatatatttgttcataCATTCAAACATGTATGGCAAATACTGAGGAGgaacatagaaaaaaaaatgaaaattattgtTAGTACAATTGTATATGTTATTGACATGGTCATGCATTGGTATAGTAAGAGTTTTCTCGTCGTAGAACTTTCAAATGATTGGAATCAAGGAAGACAATCTTTTCCCCAATTAATTATTCTCGCCATATTTTTCCTTAGCGCCGTTAAGTTTCACttaaaaagcaaaagaagaaggCTAAAATTAAGGTGAAGAACCTGCCTCCACTAATTTCCATGAAGTTGCAGTAAGGACATAAATCACCTTCCGTGAAGTTTCAGTAAGGACTTCAAATATCCCAGAGAAAAGTCAGTCAATGGTGTTTTGACAGAGTCAGTCAACGGCAAAAGACAGAATTGTGTATCATAatgctctctccctctctctctctcgtcaaTGGATGACACCGTATAATTACTACGTATATATCTCTGCTCAATTACACAAAAGAAAAATCCTTGCGcattatttttgttattattagcTCAGAAATGCAGAAATTGATCATCTCTTACTTTTGCATATTGTTACTGGTTTTCTTCAAACTAGTTGGAGCAAGCCATGCGTGCCTGGAATCCAAGTGTGGCGATGATCAAGGCGCAGCTATCCATTTCCCATTGCGCATCAGCCGCAAACATCATTGTGGAAATCCTGGGCTTGAATGCAATGTAAGATATGAGCAGCAAATACTAGTAAAATTATTTGTCAAACACATAGATTACAAGAGTCAGGAAATCCAAGTGTATCCCCCAAGTAGCTGCCTGCTGCTAAAGTCTGTTGAAATCCCAAACATGCCACCCTCTCCCTTCAACGTGTCAGTCGATGACATGAGTAACTTGACCTTATTCAGTTGTACTACTTCTGTTGCAAGCGATCCATATCCGTATCAATTCCCCTGCCTCGGCGACCCTGGCCGCATAATTTATGCCGTTGATTCCAGTTCTACATATCTATTGGAAGATCTCTTCCAGAAAGTACAATCTTGTTCAAAGATGTATGATGTTTTATCAGTTCCATTCGGTTCTTGGGTAGGCGGTTATAATGTTCGTTTCAAATGGTCTGAACCAAATTGCACAGTATGTGAAGCACAGGGAAAGAGGTGTAGGTGGAAGAACGATGGCACAAATAGTGAAATTAAATGTCTTGACTGGAAGAAACCAAGTAAGGATAACATATATATTCATTGCTAGTTTTAAACATCTTTACATTTACGTCTTagtaattattatttaaaatatgtTGTCCAATCCATTTTTACTAGGAATATTACCTGACAGTCTCGTTTAAATTTGCAATGATCTTCTACAGGCAACACATGGAAAAAAGTGGTTACAGGTGGAATCCTGGGTGCTTTGCTTCTTGTTCTACTGATGATTGCAGCATATCGGGTACATAGCGCTGAtagaaaggagaaagagagtcgATTAAGAATTGAAAGATTCTTGGAGGATTACAAAGCACTCAAACCAACCAGGTATTCGTACGCAGATATTAAGAGGATTACAAATCAATTCAAGGACAAGTTGGGCGAAGGAGCCTATGGAACTGTCTTCAAAGGAATGCTCTCTTCCGAATTCTTTATTGCTGTCAAAGTCCTCAACAGTTCCAAGGGAGATGGGGAAGAGTTCGTAAATGAAGTGCGAACGATGGGTCATATCCACCACGTCAACGTGGCTCGCTTGGTTGGATTTTGTGCTGATGGATTTGCACGAGCTCTTGTTTACGAGTTCTTCCCCAATGGTTCCCTGCAGGATTTCATTTCATCTGCAGATAGTAAGAATTCATTTCTTGGTTGGGATAAGTTGCAAGATATTGCCCTAGGCATAGCCAAAGGAATTGAATATCTTCACCAGGGATGCGATCTACGAATCCTGCATTTCGACATCAAACCCCATAATGTTTTGCtagaccaaaacttcactccaAAAATTTCTGATTTTGGTATGGCCAAGTTATGTTCCAAGGATCAAAGCTTGGTGTCCATGACTACAGCTAGGGGGACCATGGGCTACATTGCACCTGAAGTGTTTTCCAGGAATTTCGGAAATGTGTCTTACAAGGCAGATGTCTATAGCTTTGGAATGCTGCTGCTTGAGATGGtaggaggaaggaagaatatTGGTTCAATCACGGATAACACTACAAATGAAATTTACTATCCACAGTGGATTTATAATCTTCTAGAGGAAGGGGATGACCTACAAATCCACATTGGGGAAGAAGGAGATGGTAAAATTCCAAAGAAACTTGCAATTATAGGGCTATGGTGTATCCAGTGGCACCCGTCGGATCGTCCTTCCATGAAAATAGCGGTTCAGATGttagaaggaggaggagaaagcTTGAGTATGCCGCCTAATCCCTTTGTGCCTACTGGTCCTACAACTAGAAATGCAAGACGCCTAGAGCTAGAAGCTATTGCTGAATTAGAGTAAAATGTATATGCAGATATGTAGACGTATAGATATAGTAATATTTACATTGAATAAGAggccgtttgataaccatttcgttttcagcttttaatttttattttgcacttttttgaaaactgaaaactaaaatcTTGTTTGGTAAATACTTTTAGtttaagaaaaaatgaagaCTGAGAACTAAAAAGTGAAAGCTCAAAGGAAGTAGATTAAAAGTAGTTACCAAACAAACCGGAATctcaataataaaaaatgattGAATTGCACAACGCAATCCAAACCaatcaaaacattaaaatagcaaaaaaaattaaaattctagTTGATTAGATTATGAACATAGTAAAAATGAACAGATCcgatgaaaaaacaaaaaattctcAGATAAAAATAGGGATAaagtaaaatatttataaatagcTCCTTGTCTCTTATGTCATCAATTATTTCTATAGTATATACaagtttttggaaaaattaggttcccatcccttattttcatattacattgattgaaatcttattatttttctattttagatcaaggtcccttgacttATTCCATGTCATCATTTTAGTATTTAAAATATTACACGTCATCATAAACGAAATCTCATCCCCTTTCTGCATTTAAGGCAAAATAAACTATATGAGTAAGtttaaaacaaggaaaatccatTTGAACTCctccattcttcttcttcccttatgCACATCTGGAATCTACAACACCCCAAACccaattttctccattttttctcCATTCCTGAATTGATCCAATGCATATATGTTGAATAAACCTATTGTGATTAAAATACAAATTAGCATCAATGGTTTTATCGGCTTGTGAGATTTGTGTGGCATAGGCAAGGCAATGCATGCATCGCTTTCTCAAGGAATCTGGTTGATTCAAACATGCAGAGACTGTAGAGTGAGCGGGCTATGTAAAAACTGTACCATTCTGaagtcattttcttttgttctttatattttttttctttttcttttattattatatattagtCTTGATTATTCAATGTCTGGTTGGCTACACTTATGTCCATGGGTACATTTTTAAtcaacatggttcgttctaatATATCTATTGCTATAATATGTTTTGGttggttcaaatttgttttacataaatatatgggtacaaagtTTTTGGAGAATattatgtaaaatggtttttaagGTTGCTGCATTTTATGTACCCACATATGCATGTCtataaatgacacaccccgtcccgaaggagggcatgctggccgtcacgtgagagtgacgtaaccatttgcacagtacggaagctttaagatacaatttataagttgatacacccgaatgtgagtcctaattttgtccaatctgtcagaacaccgtcaaattcctcgtagtcaccacacctttgtgattcctgaacctggaggggcgcaaaaccaaaattgagtgggtcagtaaaacaattcttttccaaatccaaacatttctcaaaacgttgtaaccccaatccgtaaaacttgtatattttcccagaaatgtaaaatataaatatacatatatattctcaatacttcaattcattaactcaacatttttcagtacaattatgccatgccatgtctaattcaacagttaagtatggatgcatcaacaataatcatatcaggtgcaagaaagtaatcaaccggaggccctctaatagccatgtacggttgaacctagagctcaaaatctatcactctcactctaccggagtcacctctgtgacctgtccggccttctgcacacaagttacgctctagtgctttctcatcaatcatctgtgcacataatctaaggtcacccaccagtcgaaatctcactaacactcttcgactggcccgtcgcacccactccgcgtggactgtgcgaccagcatctacttggatccaaggcgagcgtgcgatgcggtgaatactataagcactaaaccatggtgcaggatttgagctcaatatacatcaacatcatcataatagtaattaaatactcacctgatactcacctgtgcgtccgccgcaccaattcatatatatgcatcatatatcaattcatatcatttcatacATGGCAATTCAATTCACGTTTTTCATATagttctatatacttttcacatatttctatttaaagcataatttcatgctttttcaatttctgggaaaacggcaagtatatatatatacggaaaacaaaactgcccactcacctggagttcgccctacaactccctagcacaatacgccaaggcgtcatgacgatcggcgcctaaaacaataatcaattccaaccttagaattcatatcgatagaatatataacttatataaaatacgtcactgcgtagttcgatccggaagatccaccactcagattttaaatccataacttccagaggtccacaatatatctctaggataacatcctaaaatttcattaccatccaacggtcggatctccgtcaatttccaaaactaagtgacggttaacattttattttatgaacttacaactccaattcctgaagatccgtaaatcggattcccaatccgaaagttccaataatcctcaaatattacgtattactacgtatcaaagtttagtgacgatctaacggtcggatcgtcaattcacgttttcacctaaatgtgaaaactataaaacgttattcgaacatctaaccaacaatccttaataactttctcatacggtgctcaatttgggtatatgaatataccacggtgatctactcgacgtcacggacgtcgacatatttttaaaataattttattttattttattttttttactgtagcaccttcttcttccttgggtcgccggactggtttttccagcggccgttttctgggcagtttttcaaattgccataactttgtcatttctcaacgaaatcaagtgattcaaaaacgaaagttgtagcccttgaagagacaaagagaatggtaccttacaAAACACCTAGTtctccgtggtttggccggaaactgcctcgaaagcctcggaggtcgccggaaactgggtatttttcaaatgagtataacttcttcaatactcaacgaaattgagtgaaacaaaaaggaaagttgtagtaattgacgagatgaagagattgatacctacctcgactcctaactcgccggggattcgccggaaaaagcctcgaaagctccggccaaactttgaacttgtcgatctccgtgttcttacgtccaaaaacttccaacgaagcactccgagcttccttgggacctcactaagctcactatgagcttggattgtcctaaaacaaagtcaattcgaaaatcatgaacagtgcactttcacggggagtttagaatctaggttttccgaagtaaaacttacctgaaatt
This is a stretch of genomic DNA from Malus domestica chromosome 02, GDT2T_hap1. It encodes these proteins:
- the LOC103427100 gene encoding rust resistance kinase Lr10-like isoform X1 — its product is MQKLIISYFCILLLVFFKLVGASHACLESKCGDDQGAAIHFPLRISRKHHCGNPGLECNVRYEQQILVKLFVKHIDYKSQEIQVYPPSSCLLLKSVEIPNMPPSPFNVSVDDMSNLTLFSCTTSVASDPYPYQFPCLGDPGRIIYAVDSSSTYLLEDLFQKVQSCSKMYDVLSVPFGSWVGGYNVRFKWSEPNCTVCEAQGKRCRWKNDGTNSEIKCLDWKKPSNTWKKVVTGGILGALLLVLLMIAAYRVHSADRKEKESRLRIERFLEDYKALKPTRYSYADIKRITNQFKDKLGEGAYGTVFKGMLSSEFFIAVKVLNSSKGDGEEFVNEVRTMGHIHHVNVARLVGFCADGFARALVYEFFPNGSLQDFISSADSKNSFLGWDKLQDIALGIAKGIEYLHQGCDLRILHFDIKPHNVLLDQNFTPKISDFGMAKLCSKDQSLVSMTTARGTMGYIAPEVFSRNFGNVSYKADVYSFGMLLLEMVGGRKNIGSITDNTTNEIYYPQWIYNLLEEGDDLQIHIGEEGDGKIPKKLAIIGLWCIQWHPSDRPSMKIAVQMLEGGGESLSMPPNPFVPTGPTTRNARRLELEAIAELE
- the LOC103427100 gene encoding rust resistance kinase Lr10-like isoform X2, which translates into the protein MPPSPFNVSVDDMSNLTLFSCTTSVASDPYPYQFPCLGDPGRIIYAVDSSSTYLLEDLFQKVQSCSKMYDVLSVPFGSWVGGYNVRFKWSEPNCTVCEAQGKRCRWKNDGTNSEIKCLDWKKPSNTWKKVVTGGILGALLLVLLMIAAYRVHSADRKEKESRLRIERFLEDYKALKPTRYSYADIKRITNQFKDKLGEGAYGTVFKGMLSSEFFIAVKVLNSSKGDGEEFVNEVRTMGHIHHVNVARLVGFCADGFARALVYEFFPNGSLQDFISSADSKNSFLGWDKLQDIALGIAKGIEYLHQGCDLRILHFDIKPHNVLLDQNFTPKISDFGMAKLCSKDQSLVSMTTARGTMGYIAPEVFSRNFGNVSYKADVYSFGMLLLEMVGGRKNIGSITDNTTNEIYYPQWIYNLLEEGDDLQIHIGEEGDGKIPKKLAIIGLWCIQWHPSDRPSMKIAVQMLEGGGESLSMPPNPFVPTGPTTRNARRLELEAIAELE